A DNA window from Pyrus communis chromosome 3, drPyrComm1.1, whole genome shotgun sequence contains the following coding sequences:
- the LOC137727549 gene encoding uncharacterized protein, translated as MEDYMRGCTRKLALWYTRTFKPMMTHDELEPIMATLGFVGLPPSSSSSAATKEYVFTAAGGWRSKWAPPAEAPLPRPRLPYPRIDGLHIYTYRAFIDAVNCSLEMSDISDLFHVRGMPLHDLHRISDRNRKWRKMEEDDSVFVYREGTLDQATFNLYHSTNKNISNSTASSSGSSVTSDNSIVIREKGNNTPVSCIVPLKDIIV; from the exons ATGGAGGACTACATGCGCGGCTGCACTCGGAAGCTGGCGCTCTGGTACACTCGGACCTTCAAGCCCATGATGACCCACGACGAGCTCGAGCCGATCATGGCGACCCTCGGGTTCGTGGGGCTTCCCCCTTCTTCGTCGTCCTCGGCTGCGACGAAGGAGTACGTGTTCACCGCAGCCGGAGGGTGGCGGAGCAAGTGGGCTCCCCCGGCGGAGGCGCCGCTGCCGAGGCCGAGGCTGCCCTACCCGAGAATCGACGGGCTTCACATCTATACGTACCGGGCGTTTATTGACGCCGTTAACTGCTCCCTCGAGATGAGCGACATCTCCGATCTCTTCCATGTAAG AGGCATGCCTCTCCATGATCTCCATCGAATTAGCGACAGAAACCGCAAATGGCGCAAAATGGAAGAAGATGACAGTGTGTTTGTTTACAGAGAAGGGACACTGGATCAAGCAACATTCAACCTTTATCACTCTACTAATAAGAACATCAGCAACAGCACCGCCAGTAGTAGCGGCAGCAGCGTTACCAGCGATAATTCTATTGTCATTCGGGAGAAAGGGAACAATACCCCTGTCAGCTGCATTGTTCCGTTGAAAGATATCATAGTGTGA
- the LOC137727351 gene encoding expansin-A20-like, translating into MGGTLQLQAAAFLLCVLLCSNIAAARDVDEWKTATATYSKETDGSIITEGACGYGDLHRISYGKHSAGLSGILFNRGSTCGACYELRCVDHILWCLQGSPSVILTATDFCPPNFGLSADYGGWCNFPKEHFEMSEAAFGEIAKKKADIVPVQYRRVKCERNGGVRFMVGGSSHFYQVLITNVGLDGEVLAVKVKGSRTGWIPLARNWGQNWQSNVNLKGQPLSFEVTVSSGRTLTSYNVAPANWQFGQTFEGKQF; encoded by the exons ATGGGAGGAACCCTTCAACTTCAAGCTGCTGCATTTCTCCTCTGCGTTTTATTGTGCAGCAACATTGCTGCTGCACGGGATGTAGATGAATGGAAGACTGCCACTGCAACGTATTCCAAAGAAACTGATGGGTCTATCATTACTG AAGGTGCTTGTGGTTATGGGGACCTTCACAGGATCAGCTATGGGAAGCACAGTGCTGGTCTGAGTGGAATTTTGTTCAACAGAGGGAGCACCTGTGGGGCTTGTTATGAGCTGAGATGTGTTGATCACATCTTGTGGTGTCTGCAAGGGAGCCCCTCCGTCATTCTCACTGCTACAGATTTCTGTCCTCCGAATTTCGGGCTCTCAGCAGACTATGGTGGCTGGTGCAATTTCCCCAAAGAACACTTTGAGATGTCTGAGGCAGCATTTGGtgaaattgcaaagaaaaaagCTGATATTGTGCCAGTTCAATATAGGAG GGTGAAGTGTGAGAGAAATGGAGGGGTAAGATTCATGGTGGGTGGGAGTTCTCACTTCTACCAGGTCCTAATCACCAATGTAGGTTTAGATGGGGAGGTTCTTGCTGTCAAAGTGAAGGGTTCAAGAACCGGGTGGATACCGCTGGCCAGGAACTGGGGGCAGAACTGGCAAAGCAATGTCAATCTTAAAGGGCAGCCTCTTTCGTTCGAGGTAACTGTAAGTAGCGGAAGAACACTCACATCTTACAATGTTGCTCCAGCAAACTGGCAGTTTGGCCAGACATTTGAAGGGAAACAGTTCTGA
- the LOC137730186 gene encoding protein THYLAKOID ASSEMBLY 8, chloroplastic-like — MGPSSTTQSLTHFTSLPKTLILSPESHSSSLQLLNPKRLKATITMRDRSNNPRPLQKGRFLSIEAIQTVQALKRAQKDQSILSQVFDSKFRRLLKLDMMAVLRDLLRQNECILALKVFEDIRKEHWYRPQVSLYSDMIRVMASNGLFEQVELLCLCLKKETNLQSEIEAFNALMTTLISFNLPKLAIECYYLMKEVGCEPDRSSFRILVNGLESMGETGRSGIVRQDAQKIYRESLEFLEENEEMEVSQQ, encoded by the exons ATGGGACCTTCTTCCACAACTCAATCCCTCACTCACTTCACCTCCCtccccaaaaccctaatcctCTCCCCAGAGTCCCACTCTTCATCCCTGCAACTCTTAAATCCCAAGAGACTGAAGGCCACCATTACAATGAGAGACAGAAGCAACAACCCTCGGCCGTTGCAGAAGGGGAGGTTCCTCAGCATCGAAGCCATCCAGACCGTGCAGGCGTTGAAGAGGGCGCAGAAAGATCAGAGCATTTTGAGCCAAGTTTTCGATTCCAAGTTCCGGCGGTTGTTGAAGCTCGATATGATGGCTGTCCTCCGCGACCTCCTCCGCCAGAACGAGTGCATCTTGGCCCTCAAG GTCTTTGAAGACATTCGAAAGGAACATTGGTACAGGCCACAGGTTTCATTGTATTCCGATATGATTAGAGTAATGGCTAGCAATGGATTGTTTGAACAAGTTGAACTTCTTTGCTTGTGCTTGAAAAAGGAAACTAATTTACAGTCTGAAATCGAGGCATTTAATGCTCTAATGACAACATTGATAAGTTTTAACCTCCCTAAACTTGCAATCGAGTGTTATTACTTGATGAAAGAGGTGGGGTGTGAACCTGATAGGTCATCCTTTAGAATACTTGTTAATGGTCTAGAGTCGATGGGAGAGACAGGTCGTTCGGGTATTGTAAGGCAGGATGCTCAAAAGATTTACAGGGAATCTCTGGAGTTTCTAGAGGAGAATGAAGAAATGGAAGTGAGCCAGCAGTGA
- the LOC137729371 gene encoding disease resistance protein RPV1-like has translation MSFDVWFLQAMNMASSSSATIFPQEKHDVFLSFRGEDTRNTFTSHLYAALRGKKIETYIDYKLERGYEIAPALVEAIEKSKLSVIIFSKNYASSTWCLDELVHILRCKERDRQFVIPIFYDIDPSHIRKQQGTYADAFAQLEERFKDSMDKVHKWRDALREAAKISGFDNSKKAGSEADLVQQVVDDILAKLNREKSSDLKGYVGIESRIKEIESLLSIDSLDVCSVGIWGMYGIGKTTLADAIFHRLFSKFEACCFLANIRVESEEKDGLIHLRNKLLRKLLDDKNLDIDTPSIGSTFVRERLSRMKVLIVLDDVNDSSQIELLAGGRDHAWYGPGSRIIVTTRNRSLLKEIVEEDKMYGVQALQRDEALQLFHLNAFKYNTRITDYAELAEKVVDYAGGIPLALKILGSSVLCCESKEDCLDELITMKEFLMKNIQKVLKISYDGLKNEKEIFLDIACFHKVETKYIVQRMSDACGFRAAGIRVLSDKSLVSISESMLIEMHVLVQEIGREIVREECIEEPGKRSRLFSVDDVYHVLKNNTGTGAVQCIFFNMSEIGPLNRADFTKMFNLRLLNVDNSSFGNYWELNVSLPNSLRYLSWVGYQLKSLPSEFSAENLVELRMPYSNVRQLWNEGQNLGNLKVMDLSYSIYLTEVPDLSQSLNIEHINLMGCTSLVEIPLSIRQLNKLTVLNLGYCSKLRNLPEMPGYIEYLDLSSTAIEELPSSVWFNANISTLDIQWCKDLKNLPSCGCKLKLRNLSFWGCSSLGKFSELPQNITELQLTETAIEVLPSSIEHLSHLKKIELESCKRLVSLPTSICKLNSLERLNLSGCLKFQCFPEILAPMEHLNFLSLSETAVKKLPSSVKNLIGLQTLQLYRCKKLKSVPNSIYNLNSLQTLTFGGCLKLKKLPQFREGLSSLEELNLSYCGILEIPDHLVCLTSLRELDLSGTMIRSIPASIKQSSQLSVLRLTKCKKLLSIPELPDGLILEAQGCLSLNTASESRSALTQLCHDGCWRRQRRWW, from the exons ATGTCTTTTGATGTGTGGTTCCTGCAGGCAATGAatatggcttcttcttcttctgctaccATCTTCCCTCAAGAAAAACATGATGTGTTTCTGAGTTTCAGAGGCGAAGATACCCGCAATACTTTTACAAGCCATCTTTATGCTGCTTTGCGGGGGAAGAAAATCGAAACTTACATTGATTACAAACTAGAGAGAGGATATGAAATTGCGCCTGCCCTTGTCGAGGCAATTGAGAAATCAAAGCTTTCCGTaatcattttctcaaaaaattatGCTTCTTCCACTTGGTGTCTTGATGAACTTGTGCATATCTTGCGATGCAAGGAAAGAGATCGGCAGTTTGTTATACCCATTTTTTACGATATCGATCCATCACATATAAGAAAGCAGCAGGGGACTTATGCTGATGCATTTGCTCAACTTGAAGAACGTTTCAAGGACAGTATGGACAAGGTGCACAAGTGGAGAGATGCTTTGAGGGAAGCAGCAAAAATATCTGGGTTTGATAATTCAAAAAAAGCCGG GTCAGAGGCTGATTTAGTTCAACAAGTTGTCGATGATATTTTGGCCAAACTGAATCGCGAAAAGTCAAGTGATTTGAAGGGATATGTTGGAATTGAAAGCCGCATCAAGGAAATTGAATCATTATTATCCATTGATTCACTAGATGTCTGCAGTGTAGGTATTTGGGGCATGTATGGTATTGGCAAGACCACCCTTGCTGATGCTATATTTCATCGACTATTTTCTAAATTCGAAGCTTGCTGTTTTCTTGCAAATATTAGGGTGGAATCAGAGGAAAAAGATGGACTAATTCACTTGCGAAATAAACTTCTCCGTAAGTTACTAGATGATAAGAATCTAGATATTGACACTCCATCTATTGGATCAACCTTTGTTCGTGAGAGGCTCAGTCGTATGAAGGTCctcattgttcttgatgatgtgaaTGACTCAAGCCAAATCGAACTTCTAGCCGGAGGCAGAGATCATGCTTGGTATGGCCCCGGAAGTAGAATCATTGTAACAACTAGAAACAGGAGCCTACTTAAGGAAATTGTTGAAGAAGATAAGATGTATGGGGTTCAGGCATTACAACGTGATGAAGCTCTTCAGCTCTTTCATTTGAATGCCTTCAAATATAACACTCGTATAACAGATTATGCAGAATTGGCGGAAAAGGTGGTAGATTATGCTGGTGGCATTCCATTAGCTCTTAAAATTTTGGGTTCTTCAGTCCTTTGCTGCGAGAGCAAAGAAGACTGTTTAGATGAATTAATCACGATGAAAGAATTTCTGATGAAAAACATTCAGAAAGTGTTGAAAATAAGTTACGATGGATTAAAAAACGAGAAGGAGATATTTCTTGATATAGCATGTTTTCATAAAGTGGAGACTAAGTATATTGTACAAAGAATGTCCGATGCTTGTGGTTTTCGTGCAGCGGGAATTAGAGTTCTCAGTGATAAGTCCCTCGTATCAATTTCCGAAAGCATGCTTATAGAAATGCATGTTCTGGTCCAAGAAATTGGCCGGGAAATTGTTCGCGAAGAATGTATTGAAGAGCCCGGAAAACGAAGTAGGTTGTTCAGTGTGGATGATGTCTATCACGTACTGAAAAATAATACG GGAACTGGAGCCGTTCAATGCATATTCTTTAACATGTCTGAGATTGGACCATTGAATCGTGCTGACTTCACAAAGATGTTTAATCTAAGATTGCTCAATGTTGATAATTCTAGCTTTGGCAATTACTGGGAGTTAAACGTTTCTCTTCCCAATTCTCTTAGGTATCTTTCCTGGGTGGGATACCAACTGAAATCTTTGCCATCAGAATTTTCTGCAGAAAATCTTGTTGAGCTTCGAATGCCCTACAGCAATGTCAGACAACTTTGGAATGAAGGCCAG AATCTTGGAAACTTAAAGGTGATGGATCTTAGTTACTCCATATATCTGACTGAAGTTCCAGATCTCTCTCAAAGTTTGAATATCGAGCATATAAATCTTATGGGATGTACAAGTTTGGTTGAAATTCCTTTGTCTATTCGGCAACTGAACAAGCTTACTGTTCTTAACCTGGGATACTGCTCAAAGCTCAGAAATCTTCCGGAGATGCCAGGATATATTGAATACTTAGATTTAAGTAGCACCGCGATAGAGGAATTGCCTTCATCAGTTTGGTTTAATGCAAACATTTCTACCTTGGATATTCAATGGTGTAAGGACCTTAAGAATCTTCCAAGCTGTGGTTGTAAGTTGAAATTACGTAATTTGTCTTTTTGGGGCTGCTCATCTCTTGGCAAGTTTTCGGAGCTTCCCCAGAACATAACAGAGTTACAGTTGACTGAGACAGCAATAGAAGTATTGCCCTCATCAATCGAGCATCTCTCTCATCTCAAGAAAATTGAACTGGAAAGTTGCAAACGTCTTGTGAGTCTCCCAACGAGCATTTGCAAGTTAAATTCTCTTGAGAGACTTAACCTCTCTGGTTGCCTAAAATTTCAATGCTTCCCAGAAATATTGGCGCCTATGGAGCACCTAAACTTTCTTAGCTTGTCAGAAACCGCGGTTAAAAAGCTACCCTCATCggttaaaaatctgattgggCTTCAGACATTACAGCTCTACCGGTGCAAAAAACTGAAGTCTGTCCCGAATAGCATCTACAACTTAAACTCACTTCAGACTCTCACCTTTGGTGGTTGTTTAAAGCTTAAAAAGTTGCCTCAGTTCCGGGAAGGTTTGAGCTCTTTGGAGGAACTAAACCTCAGTTACTGTGGTATATTAGAAATCCCTGATCACCTTGTTTGCTTAACCTCGTTACGAGAGTTGGACCTCAGTGGAACCATGATCCGGAGCATACCTGCAAGCATCAAACAATCTTCTCAGTTGTCTGTCCTTCGTTTAACCAAATGCAAGAAGCTGCTGTCTATACCGGAGCTCCCAGATGGGCTGATTCTTGAAGCACAAGGTTGCTTGTCGCTGAATACGGCGTCCGAATCAAGGTCTGCGCTAACACAATTATGTCATGATGG GTGTTGGCGACGACAACGACGGTGGTGGTGA
- the LOC137728068 gene encoding brefeldin A-inhibited guanine nucleotide-exchange protein 1 isoform X1: MSASQTLGGPSRAGRLLGPSLDKIIKNAAWRKHSHLVSACKSALDKLDSVTDSSIIDPKSPVSGISLADAEFALRPVLLALESAYPKVVEPAIDCVFKLFSLGIFRGEIDTSDPKFVLFKLVESVCKCAAISEEPIELGVLRVLLAAVRSPRVLIRGDCLVNIVRTCYNVYLGGVNGTNQICAKSVLAQIMVIVFTRVEEDSVNVSISRVSVNELLEFTDKNLNEGSSILLCQNFVNEVMDASYGGPDGIKTVAPPGPKLQNGNASGESNNDGAESGDGASKIREDGYLLFKNLCKLSMKYSSQEHSDDQILLRGKVLSLELLKVVMDNGGLIWRNNERFLNAIKQFLCLSLLKNSALSVMAIFQLQCSIFTSLLSKFRSGLKAEIGIFFPMLVLRVLENVLQPSFLQKMTVLNLLEKISQDSQIIIDIFVNYDCDVDAPNIFERIVNGLLKTALGPPTGSTTSLSPVQDITFRHESVKCLVSIINSMGSWMDQQLSMGDSYLPKTNESDTSTEKTENSSTPNGEEGAAFDNEVHPEGSAEVSDAATLEQRRAYKLELQKGVSLFNRKPNKGIEFLISTKKVGSSPEDVASFLRNNTAGLNETMIGDYLGEREEFPLKVMHAYVDSFNFKGMDFGEAIRFFLRGFRLPGEAQKIDRIMEKFAERYCKCSPNSFTSADTAYVLAYSVIMLNTDAHNNMVKDKMTKADFIRNNRGIDDGKDLPEEYLGVLYDQIVKNEIKMSADSSVPQSKQENSFNKLLGLDGILNLVTGKQTEEKALGANGLLIKHIQEQFKAKSGKSESVYHAVTDVAILRFMVEVCWGPMLAAFSVTLDQSDDRLATSQCLQGFRHAVHVTALMGMQTQRDAFVTSVAKFTYLHNAADMRQKNVDAVKAIISIAIEDGNHLQEAWEHILTCLSRIEHLQLLGEGAPTDASFFTGSKVETEEKSPKPTGLSSLTKKRTVQNPAVMAVVRGGSYDSTTVRVNTSGLVTQEQINNFISNLNLLDQIGNFELNHVFAHSQRLNSEAIVAFVKALCKVSMAELQSPTDPRVFSLTKIVEIAHYNMNRIRLVWSRIWNVLSDFFVSVGLSENLSVAIFVMDSLRQLAMKFLEREELANYNFQNEFLRPFVIVMQKSNSTEIRELIVRCISQMVLSRVNHVKSGWKSVFLVFTAAAADERKNIVLLAFETMEKIVREYFPYITETETMTFTDCVRCLLTFTNSRFNSDVSLNAIAFLRYCAVKLAEGGLVYNKRSELDVSSLPTANEDASNGVTFNEKDEHASFWVPLLTGLSKLTSDPRSAIRKGSLEVLFNILKDHGHLFSRSFWTAIFNSVVYPIFRYVCGKKDTHMEKDQSSPVSVSPRPDGSTWDSETSAVAADCFIDLFVSFFDTVRPQLPGVVSILTGLIRSPVQGPASTGVAGLVRLAGEVGDKLSEDEWREIFLALKEATTSSVPGFMKVLRTMDDINIPGLSQSYSDIDLSSDHGFTNDDLEDDNLQTASYLVSRMKSHIAMQLLIIQVATDLYKLHLESLSVGNISILLEIFSLIASHAHQLNSETILHKKLQKVCSVLELTSPPLVHFENDSYKNYLSFLQNALVDNPSLLKEMNIEAKLVGVCESILQIYLKCTGLHSAEQRPADQPILHWILPLGTAKKEELAARTDIAVSALQVLNSLEKVSFRRHVSRLFPLFVDLVRSEHASGEVQLVLSNIFQSCIGPIIMQ, from the exons ATGTCCGCCTCCCAAACCCTAGGTGGCCCCTCCCGCGCCGGCCGCCTTCTCGGCCCCTCTCTCGACAAAATCATCAAGAACGCCGCCTGGCGCAAGCACTCCCATTTGGTCTCCGCCTGCAAATCCGCCCTCGACAAGCTCGACTCCGTCACCGACTCCTCCATCATCGATCCCAAGTCCCCCGTCTCCGGCATCTCCCTCGCCGACGCCGAGTTCGCCCTCCGCCCCGTCCTCCTCGCCCTAGAATCGGCTTACCCCAAGGTCGTCGAGCCCGCCATCGACTGCGTCTTCAAGCTTTTCTCCCTCGGTATCTTCCGCGGTGAGATCGACACTTCCGATCccaaatttgtgcttttcaaGCTCGTCGAGTCGGTGTGTAAGTGCGCGGCGATCAGCGAGGAGCCTATCGAGCTCGGCGTGCTTCGGGTATTGCTCGCCGCCGTGAGATCGCCGCGGGTTTTGATACGCGGTGATTGTTTGGTGAATATTGTTAGGACTTGTTACAATGTGTACCTTGGTGGAGTGAATGGGACCAATCAGATCTGCGCCAAGTCGGTTTTGGCTCAGATTATGGTGATTGTTTTCACCAGAGTAGAGGAGGATTCGGTGAATGTCAGCATTTCTAGGGTTTCGGTGAACGAGTTGTTGGAATTCACTGATAAAAATTTGAACGAAGGGAGCTCCATTTTGTTATGCCAGAATTTCGTCAATGAGGTTATGGATGCAAGCTACGGCGGTCCGGATGGTATCAAAACGGTTGCCCCCCCAGGTCCCAAATTACAAAACGGCAATGCCAGTGGTGAGTCTAATAATGATGGAGCTGAATCCGGCGACGGTGCTAGTAAGATTAGGGAGGATGGGTATCTTTTGTTTAAGAATTTGTGTAAGTTGTCCATGAAATACTCATCACAGGAGCACTCTGATGATCAAATTCTCTTGAGGGGTAAAGTATTGTCCTTAGAGCTTTTGAAGGTGGTCATGGACAATGGGGGTCTAATTTGGCGCAACAATGAGAG GTTTCTCAATGCTATCAAGCAGTTCCTCTGCTTATCACTGTTAAAAAACAGTGCGTTGTCAGTCATGGCCATTTTCCAGCTTCAGTGTTCTATTTTCACCAGCTTGTTATCGAAATTCAGATCAGGATTGAAAGCAGAAATTGGTATATTTTTTCCGATGCTTGTCCTACGTGTGCTTGAGAATGTTCTCCAGCCTAGTTTCTTGCAAAAAATGACAGTCCTCAATCTATTGGAGAAGATCTCTCAGGATTCGCAGATTATCATTGACATTTTTGTCAACTATGACTGTGATGTCGATGCCCCAAACATCTTTGAAAG GATTGTCAATGGCCTTCTGAAAACTGCTCTAGGACCTCCCACTGGTTCAACAACATCATTGTCTCCAGTCCAAGATATCACTTTCCGGCATGAATCCGTAAAGTGCTTGGTTAGCATCATAAATTCAATGGGATCTTGGATGGACCAACAGCTGAGTATGGGAGACTCCTATCTACCAAAGACCAATGAAAGCGACACCTCAACTGAGAAAACAGAAAATAGTTCGACCCCAAATGGTGAAGAAGGTGCTGCTTTTGATAATGAAGTACATCCAGAAGGAAGTGCTGAAGTTTCAGATGCTGCAACTCTTGAGCAACGTCGAGCTTATAAGCTTGAACTTCAG AAAGGTGTCTCGCTGTTTAATAGGAAGCCTAACAAGGGCATTGAGTTTCTGATAAGCACCAAAAAAGTTGGTAGTTCCCCAGAAGATGTAGCTTCTTTCCTGAGGAACAACACTGCCGGCCTAAATGAAACCATGATTGGTGATTATTTGGGTGAAAGGGAGGAATTTCCTCTAAAAGTTATGCATGCTTATGTTGATTCCTTTAATTTCAAAGGGATGGATTTCGGTGAAGCAATAAGGTTTTTCCTGCGGGGCTTCAGGTTACCTGGAGAAGCACAGAAAATTGACCGCATCATGGAGAAATTTGCTGAGCGCTACTGTAAATGCAGTCCAAATTCGTTTACAAGTGCAGATACTGCATATGTCCTTGCATACTCTGTGATAATGCTCAATACAGATGCCCATAACAACATGGTGAAAGATAAG ATGACCAAGGCTGACTTCATCCGGAACAACCGAGGAATAGATGATGGAAAGGATCTACCTGAGGAGTATCTTGGTGTCCTGTATGATCAAATTGTTAAAAATGAGATTAAGATGAGCGCCGACTCTTCTGTACCACAGAGCAAGCAGGAAAACagttttaataaattattggGCTTGGATGGTATCCTGAATTTGGTAACTGGGAAGCAGACTGAAGAAAAAGCATTGGGTGCAAATGGTCTTCTTATAAAGCACATTCAAGAGCAATTTAAAGCAAAGTCAGGAAAATCAGA GTCTGTCTATCATGCTGTGACAGATGTGGCAATTTTGAGGTTTATGGTGGAGGTCTGCTGGGGTCCTATGTTGGCTGCATTTAGTGTGACTCTTGACCAAAGTGATGACAGGCTTGCTACTTCTCAATGCTTACAAGGTTTTCGGCATGCTGTTCATGTTACTGCTTTGATGGGAATGCAGACCCAGAGAGATGCATTTGTCACTTCAGTAGCAAAGTTTACTTATCTACATAATGCTGCAGATATGAGGCAAAAAAATGTTGATGCTGTGAAG GCAATAATATCAATTGCCATTGAAGATGGTAATCATCTTCAGGAAGCATGGGAACACATATTAACGTGTCTTTCCCGAATCGAGCATTTGCAACTGTTGGGAGAAGGTGCACCCACTGATGCATCCTTTTTTACTGGATCAAAGGTCGAAACAGAGGAAAAATCACCAAAGCCTACTGGACTTTCTTCTCTGACAAAAAAGAGAACTGTACAGAATCCAGCTGTGATGGCTGTTGTTCGTGGGGGTTCATATGACAGTACTACTGTCCGGGTGAACACTTCTGGACTGGTAACTCAAGAACAGATTAATAACTTCATTTCAAACTTGAATTTGCTGGATCAGATTGGGAATTTTGAGTTGAATCATGTATTTGCTCATAGCCAAAGATTAAACAGTGAAGCAATAGTGGCTTTTGTGAAGGCCTTGTGCAAAGTTTCCATGGCAGAGTTGCAATCTCCAACAGATCCTCGCGTATTCAGCCTCACAAAAATAGTTGAAATAGC GCATTACAATATGAACCGCATCAGATTAGTGTGGTCTCGCATATGGAATGTTCTCTCAGATTTCTTTGTATCAGTTGGCTTGTCAGAGAACCTCTCAGTTGCAATATTTGTGATGGATTCATTACGTCAGCTTGCTATGAAATTCTTAGAGCGCGAGGAGCTGGCAAATTACAACTTCCAGAATGAATTTTTGAGACCATTTGTGATTGTTATGCAAAAAAGCAACTCTACAGAAATTAGGGAATTAATTGTTCGGTGCATTTCACAAATGGTCCTCAGCCGTGTCAATCATGTGAAATCTGGCTGGAAAAGTGTATTTCTG GTTTTTACGGCAGCGGCAGCTGATGAGCGGAAAAATATTGTCTTGTTGGCCTTTGAGACCATGGAAAAAATCGTCAGAGAATACTTCCCGTATATAACAGAGACAGAGACAATGACTTTTACTGATTGTGTTAGATGCCTCTTAACCTTCACGAATAGCAGATTCAATAGTGATGTTAGCCTCAACGCTATTGCATTTCTCCGATACTGTGCTGTCAAACTTGCTGAAGGAGGGCTTGTTTACAACAAGAGGAGTGAGCTTGATGTTTCATCCCTTCCAACAGCAAATGAGGATGCTTCAAATGGAGTGACTTTCAATGAGAAAGATGAACATGCATCCTTTTGGGTTCCATTGCTAACAG GTTTGTCAAAGCTAACATCAGATCCTAGATCAGCAATCAGGAAGGGTTCTTTGGAAGTTCTTTTCAACATTCTAAAGGATCATGGTCATCTCTTCTCACGCTCCTTTTGGACTGCGATATTCAATTCTGTTGTTTACCCCATATTTAGGTATGTCTGCGGTAAGAAAGACACACATATGGAAAAAGACCAGTCTTCGCCAGTTTCAGTATCTCCGCGTCCTGATGGAAGCACATGGGATTCTGAAACTTCTGCAGTTGCAGCAGACTGTTTCATAGATCTATTTGTCAGTTTTTTCGATACAGTAAGGCCGCAACTACCAGGTGTGGTATCCATTCTGACAGGACTCATCCGAAGTCCTGTTCAGGGTCCTGCTAGCACTGGGGTCGCAGGTTTAGTGCGTTTGGCTGGTGAAGTTGGTGACAAGCTTTCAGAAGATGAATGGAGAGAGATCTTTCTGGCTTTAAAAGAAGCAACCACATCTTCCGTGCCTGGATTTATGAAGGTGTTAAGAACCATGGATGACATCAATATTCCCGGTCTTTCTCAATCTTATAGCGATATAGATTTGTCATCTGATCATGGGTTTACAAATGATGATCTTGAGGATGATAATCTGCAAACAGCATCATATTTGGTTTCAAGAATGAAGAGTCATATTGCTATGCAGCTACTTATCATACAG GTTGCTACTGATTTGTACAAGTTACACCTTGAATCGTTATCGGTTGGCAATATTTCAATCCTCCTTGAAATATTTTCCCTCATTGCATCCCATGCTCACCAACTGAACTCAGAGACAATTCTgca